One genomic region from Halorussus rarus encodes:
- a CDS encoding uracil-xanthine permease family protein, translated as MTETDGEIELEYGLDEKPPLLKSLLLGLQHVAVMIVPATAVAYIVAGAVGLSASDTAYIVQMVLLFSGLATVVQAYTVGPVGARLPIVMGTSFTFVGAATSIGADAGLAAVFGSILVAGFVVEGLIGWQFERIKPFFPPLVTGLVVVIIGLYLVPVAVDYAAGGVGASDYGALHNIGLAALVLGVAVALNLFTSGITRLLSTLIGIAVGYVAAVALGLVNFAPVADAAWFAVPRPGAFGFAFEPVPVVTFAFLFLVSAMETVGDMSSITAAEGRNPTHDEFRGGLFTDGLLSSLGGVFGAFPVTSFSQNAGVVNFTGVLSRHVVGVAGVILALLGFSPKVGAAVTTIPSAVFGGAVLLMAGMVAASGARLIFLHVDLDRRNMVIVGVALGLGLGVATRPDAIQGLPDAAETFFGEPVILTALTALVLNTVTPGEQSPLFDADPKESAAESPGESPGVTSAED; from the coding sequence ATGACAGAAACGGACGGGGAGATCGAGCTCGAATACGGACTCGACGAGAAGCCGCCCCTGCTGAAGTCGCTGCTGCTGGGGCTCCAGCACGTCGCGGTGATGATCGTGCCGGCGACCGCGGTGGCGTACATCGTCGCGGGCGCGGTCGGGCTGAGCGCGTCCGACACCGCCTACATCGTCCAGATGGTGCTGCTGTTCTCCGGGCTGGCGACCGTCGTGCAGGCCTACACCGTCGGGCCGGTCGGCGCGCGGCTCCCCATCGTGATGGGGACCAGCTTCACCTTCGTCGGCGCGGCGACCAGCATCGGCGCGGACGCCGGCCTCGCGGCCGTCTTCGGTTCGATACTCGTCGCCGGGTTCGTCGTCGAGGGGCTCATCGGGTGGCAGTTCGAGCGCATCAAACCCTTCTTCCCGCCGCTGGTCACCGGGCTGGTCGTGGTCATCATCGGACTCTACCTCGTCCCGGTCGCGGTCGACTACGCGGCGGGCGGCGTCGGCGCGAGCGACTACGGCGCGCTCCACAACATCGGGCTGGCCGCGCTCGTGCTGGGCGTCGCGGTCGCGCTCAACCTCTTCACCTCGGGCATCACGCGGCTGCTGAGCACGCTGATCGGCATCGCGGTCGGCTACGTCGCCGCGGTCGCGCTCGGCCTGGTGAACTTCGCGCCGGTCGCCGACGCGGCCTGGTTCGCGGTTCCCCGGCCCGGCGCGTTCGGCTTCGCGTTCGAGCCGGTCCCCGTCGTCACGTTCGCGTTCCTCTTCCTGGTCTCGGCGATGGAGACGGTCGGGGACATGTCCTCGATCACCGCCGCGGAGGGCCGCAACCCGACCCACGACGAGTTCCGAGGGGGCCTGTTCACCGACGGCCTCCTGAGCTCGCTGGGCGGCGTGTTCGGCGCGTTCCCCGTCACCTCCTTCTCGCAGAACGCGGGCGTCGTCAACTTCACCGGCGTGCTGAGCCGCCACGTCGTGGGCGTCGCGGGCGTCATCCTGGCGCTGCTGGGCTTCAGCCCCAAGGTCGGCGCGGCGGTCACCACCATCCCGAGCGCGGTCTTCGGCGGCGCGGTGCTGCTGATGGCCGGCATGGTCGCCGCCAGCGGCGCGCGGCTCATCTTCCTCCACGTCGACCTCGACCGCCGGAACATGGTCATCGTCGGCGTCGCGCTCGGCCTGGGGCTGGGCGTCGCCACCCGGCCGGACGCGATCCAGGGGCTCCCGGACGCCGCCGAGACGTTCTTCGGCGAGCCGGTCATCCTGACCGCGCTGACCGCGCTGGTGCTCAACACCGTCACGCCGGGCGAGCAGAGCCCGCTGTTCGACGCCGACCCGAAGGAGTCCGCGGCCGAGTCGCCGGGCGAGTCGCCCGGCGTGACCTCGGCCGAGGACTGA
- a CDS encoding MEDS domain-containing protein: MSEHASLAAGRHEQVTLDSGLEALQTGAEFHGPVETLDEHHCNDHFAQIYETDDERFAAAVPFVRHGLERDERVMYVLDESSEPAVRTVLRDAGIDVDAALDSGALSFDTVQDTYLREGSFDPDEMVEFYAETVAAATEEYEALRIVAETTWLQDDACTVEQFMEYEAKVNELFADEECLAICQFDRTGFPPEVIRDVVETHPHLIYDGAACHNFYYTPPAEFFGADDPAGEVDRMLGTIRERTEAKTTLTEHRRFLRELNRITASRDLSFEEKLQALFDLGCDRFDLGLGALNRVDPDADRLEVEYVSGDHDHFEPGVELPLSETYCRAAADIKDAACLSDPAEEGFDDVLVYEEFGIPGYLGTYIPVDGGADRTFAFVSTESREASFTEEDRTYLELMGQWVGYELNRRKREEFLRECYEITSDPESSFEEKVEHLLDLGCDRFGLDMAGLHHLPSWDGEFRLENGVGLGGDSDDEPLITDPGDGAYCRQAVAADEPVGVADVRGTDWEDDRIYEELGVTSYLGTTVSGGGTPYGTLWFGSTEPRDRQFSDAERTFIELMGQWVGYELNRRQREEFLRECYQITSDPDVSFEDKLERLLELGREQFGLEMAGLNHLPSWDGEFRLEMGIGLGVDPDEELWTDPGYGCFCRETITADAPVRMSDVRETDWEDDVIHRDFGLTSYLGTKVTSGSTPYGTLWFGSTEPRDRRFSDAERTFIELMGQWVSYELERREHKQSQRELYEIIADNELSTDEKFEQLLELGCDHLDLSVGMLTRNRDEAFEIVKMHGSHPELGEGSLTPPMTDNYCRRVVETGDPVSVADAGAAGWDGDALYHQFDLECYAGVQLTVGGEAYGTICFTDLSPRGVSFTDAEQTFLELMGQCVSYELERNHRETQLQDKNDRLENFASMLAHELRNPVNVGQIYSQQLPAETDVESVDYVREAFDRIENIVDVMLVLTRGREAVDRRSPVGLADTAGEAWAEVDAPEATLEPATDATIRADETYVRHLLRNLLENAVEHGGRDVTVTVGDLPDGFYVADDGTGISGETRNEVFDEGFTTAADSGGTGLGLAFVRRLADVYEWNCAVTESEAGGARFEFTNVDLTA; the protein is encoded by the coding sequence GTGAGTGAGCACGCGTCTCTGGCCGCCGGGCGACACGAGCAGGTGACGCTCGACAGCGGTCTCGAGGCGCTGCAGACGGGCGCGGAGTTCCACGGTCCCGTCGAGACGCTCGACGAACATCACTGCAACGACCACTTCGCACAGATATACGAGACCGACGACGAGCGGTTCGCCGCCGCCGTCCCGTTCGTGCGACACGGCCTCGAACGCGACGAACGCGTCATGTACGTTCTCGACGAGAGCAGCGAGCCAGCGGTGCGGACGGTGCTCCGCGACGCGGGCATCGACGTCGACGCCGCACTCGACTCGGGAGCGCTCTCGTTCGATACCGTCCAGGACACCTACCTCCGGGAGGGGTCGTTCGACCCCGACGAGATGGTCGAGTTCTACGCCGAGACGGTCGCGGCCGCCACCGAGGAGTACGAGGCGCTCCGCATCGTCGCCGAGACGACGTGGCTGCAGGACGACGCCTGCACGGTCGAGCAGTTCATGGAGTACGAGGCGAAGGTGAACGAGCTCTTCGCCGACGAGGAGTGCCTCGCCATCTGCCAGTTCGACCGAACCGGGTTCCCGCCGGAGGTCATCCGGGACGTCGTCGAGACCCACCCGCATCTCATCTACGACGGGGCGGCGTGTCACAACTTCTACTACACGCCGCCCGCGGAGTTCTTCGGCGCCGACGACCCGGCCGGCGAGGTCGACCGGATGCTCGGGACGATCCGGGAGCGAACCGAGGCGAAGACGACCCTGACCGAACACAGGCGGTTCCTCCGCGAACTGAACCGGATCACGGCCAGTCGGGACCTCTCGTTCGAGGAGAAGCTCCAGGCACTGTTCGACCTCGGCTGCGATCGGTTCGACCTCGGGCTGGGTGCCCTGAACCGCGTCGACCCCGACGCCGACCGGCTGGAAGTCGAGTACGTCAGCGGCGACCACGACCACTTCGAGCCCGGCGTCGAGCTCCCGCTGTCGGAGACGTACTGTCGAGCGGCCGCCGACATCAAGGACGCCGCGTGCCTGTCGGACCCGGCCGAGGAGGGGTTCGACGACGTTCTGGTCTACGAGGAGTTCGGCATCCCGGGGTATCTGGGGACGTACATCCCGGTCGACGGCGGTGCGGACCGGACGTTCGCGTTCGTCTCCACCGAGTCCCGAGAGGCGTCGTTCACCGAGGAGGACCGGACGTACCTCGAACTGATGGGCCAGTGGGTCGGCTACGAACTGAACCGCCGCAAGCGCGAGGAGTTCCTCCGGGAGTGCTACGAGATCACGTCGGACCCCGAGAGCTCGTTCGAGGAGAAGGTCGAACACCTGCTCGACCTCGGGTGCGACCGGTTCGGCCTCGACATGGCCGGACTCCACCACCTGCCGTCGTGGGACGGCGAGTTCCGCCTGGAGAATGGGGTCGGCCTCGGCGGGGATTCCGACGACGAACCGCTGATCACCGACCCGGGTGACGGGGCGTACTGTCGGCAGGCGGTCGCGGCGGACGAGCCGGTCGGAGTGGCGGACGTCCGCGGGACCGACTGGGAGGACGACCGGATCTACGAGGAACTCGGGGTGACGAGCTACCTCGGCACGACGGTCTCCGGCGGGGGAACGCCGTACGGGACGCTCTGGTTCGGGAGCACCGAGCCCCGCGACCGGCAGTTCTCCGACGCCGAACGGACGTTCATCGAGCTGATGGGCCAGTGGGTCGGCTACGAGCTCAACCGCCGTCAGCGCGAGGAGTTCCTCCGGGAGTGCTACCAGATCACGTCCGACCCGGACGTGTCGTTCGAGGACAAACTCGAGCGGTTGCTCGAACTCGGGCGCGAGCAGTTCGGCCTCGAGATGGCGGGGCTGAACCACCTGCCGTCGTGGGACGGCGAGTTCCGCCTGGAGATGGGAATCGGCCTCGGCGTCGACCCGGACGAGGAACTGTGGACCGACCCCGGCTACGGCTGTTTCTGCCGGGAGACCATCACCGCCGACGCGCCGGTCAGGATGTCGGACGTCCGCGAGACCGACTGGGAGGACGACGTGATCCATCGGGACTTCGGCCTGACGAGCTACCTCGGCACCAAGGTCACGAGCGGGTCCACGCCGTACGGGACGCTCTGGTTCGGGAGCACCGAGCCCCGCGACCGGCGGTTCTCCGACGCCGAACGGACGTTCATCGAGCTGATGGGCCAGTGGGTGAGCTACGAACTCGAGCGGCGGGAACACAAGCAGTCCCAGCGCGAGCTGTACGAGATAATCGCCGACAACGAGCTGTCGACCGACGAGAAGTTCGAGCAGTTACTGGAGCTGGGGTGCGACCACCTCGACCTGTCCGTCGGGATGCTGACCCGAAACCGAGACGAGGCGTTCGAGATCGTGAAGATGCACGGCTCGCACCCCGAACTCGGCGAGGGGTCGCTCACGCCGCCGATGACGGACAACTACTGCCGGCGAGTCGTCGAGACGGGCGACCCGGTCAGCGTGGCCGACGCCGGGGCCGCCGGTTGGGACGGCGATGCACTGTATCACCAGTTCGACCTCGAATGTTACGCCGGGGTACAGCTGACCGTCGGCGGCGAGGCCTACGGCACCATCTGCTTCACGGACCTGTCGCCGCGGGGGGTTTCGTTCACCGACGCCGAGCAGACGTTCCTCGAACTGATGGGCCAGTGCGTGAGCTACGAACTCGAGCGCAACCACCGCGAAACCCAGCTCCAGGACAAGAACGACAGGCTGGAGAACTTCGCCAGCATGCTGGCCCACGAGCTGCGCAACCCCGTCAACGTCGGCCAGATATACAGTCAGCAGCTCCCGGCCGAGACCGACGTCGAGTCGGTCGACTACGTGCGCGAGGCGTTCGACCGCATCGAGAACATCGTCGACGTCATGCTGGTGCTGACGCGAGGCCGGGAGGCGGTCGACAGGCGTAGCCCGGTCGGACTCGCGGACACCGCCGGCGAGGCGTGGGCCGAGGTGGACGCGCCCGAGGCGACGCTCGAACCGGCGACCGACGCGACGATACGCGCGGACGAGACGTACGTCCGCCACCTGTTGCGGAACCTCCTCGAGAACGCGGTCGAACACGGCGGGCGCGACGTCACGGTCACGGTCGGCGACCTCCCCGACGGGTTCTACGTGGCCGACGACGGCACGGGTATCTCCGGCGAGACCCGGAACGAGGTCTTCGACGAGGGGTTCACCACGGCCGCCGATAGCGGGGGGACCGGACTCGGGCTGGCGTTCGTGCGGCGGCTCGCCGACGTGTACGAGTGGAACTGCGCGGTGACCGAGAGCGAGGCCGGCGGCGCCCGCTTCGAGTTCACGAACGTCGACTTGACCGCGTAG
- the hpt gene encoding hypoxanthine/guanine phosphoribosyltransferase encodes MDRLLDSLHEAPIVDKDGYQYLVHPISNGVPMLEPALLREVVVGVTRAADLDVDKIVAPEAMGIHIATALSLQTDVPLVVIRKREYGLDGEVALHQTTGYSESEMYINDVEAGDRVLVVDDLLSTGGTLASICDALDEIGAEIADIVVVIRKVGETALDETDHEATSLVDISVEDYEVTIH; translated from the coding sequence ATGGACCGGCTCCTCGACTCCCTGCACGAAGCGCCCATCGTCGACAAGGACGGCTACCAGTACCTCGTCCACCCCATCAGCAACGGCGTGCCGATGCTCGAACCCGCACTGCTCCGCGAGGTCGTGGTCGGGGTCACCCGCGCGGCGGACCTCGACGTGGACAAGATCGTCGCGCCCGAGGCGATGGGAATCCACATCGCGACCGCGCTGTCGCTCCAGACCGACGTCCCGCTGGTGGTCATCCGCAAGCGCGAGTACGGCCTCGACGGCGAGGTCGCGCTCCACCAGACCACCGGCTACTCCGAGTCGGAGATGTACATCAACGACGTCGAGGCGGGCGACCGCGTGCTCGTCGTCGACGACCTGCTCTCGACCGGCGGGACGCTGGCCTCGATCTGCGACGCGCTCGACGAGATCGGCGCGGAGATCGCCGACATCGTCGTCGTCATCCGGAAGGTCGGCGAGACGGCGCTCGACGAGACCGACCACGAGGCGACGAGTCTGGTGGATATCTCGGTCGAGGACTACGAAGTGACAATCCACTAG
- a CDS encoding DUF1328 family protein — translation MLAIVAAALGAGGVAGLSMDAAKWLVIAFLVLAVLSYVV, via the coding sequence GTGCTAGCGATCGTCGCGGCGGCGCTCGGCGCGGGCGGCGTGGCGGGACTGTCGATGGACGCGGCGAAGTGGTTGGTGATCGCGTTCTTGGTGTTGGCCGTGCTGTCGTACGTCGTGTGA
- a CDS encoding toll/interleukin-1 receptor domain-containing protein, whose amino-acid sequence MANENPEYDAFICHSSENKADFVKPLAESLHQRGLQIWLDDWEIVPGSSLQQSIDSGISKSSKGVVVLSDSFFDKEWTKRELRGFTSRNVYEEDDVIIPVWLDVEAEAVREFSAPLSDLRAVVVDGPQDVESAAEEVYKTITDSWDDKRIGPAGKRPYLTCEDSHIYPDGDLDFKLSNIGDAPAEDIKGVIRIRDDGRIIGRRRAKRYGDEYNGYTGRGDYLHPGEENVVFKFSQPNLEIPEQIAEDYSREVIELCYSYDFKDGDKETEPLWEAEIEISSHVDSIPWSAHIKSL is encoded by the coding sequence ATGGCGAACGAGAATCCCGAATACGATGCTTTCATCTGCCATTCTAGTGAGAACAAAGCTGATTTCGTGAAACCTCTAGCTGAATCCCTTCATCAAAGGGGACTCCAGATTTGGCTTGATGATTGGGAGATAGTCCCTGGAAGTAGCTTACAACAGTCAATCGATAGTGGAATCTCAAAGTCTAGCAAGGGCGTTGTTGTTCTCTCTGACTCATTCTTTGACAAAGAGTGGACGAAAAGAGAACTTCGTGGGTTCACGAGCAGGAATGTCTATGAAGAAGACGATGTTATTATTCCAGTCTGGTTAGATGTCGAGGCTGAAGCAGTTCGAGAATTTAGTGCGCCGCTATCCGACCTTAGAGCAGTCGTTGTGGACGGTCCTCAAGACGTAGAATCCGCCGCAGAAGAGGTATACAAGACAATCACCGATAGTTGGGACGATAAGAGAATAGGGCCAGCAGGAAAACGCCCCTATCTCACTTGTGAAGATTCTCATATCTATCCCGATGGAGATCTTGATTTCAAGCTTTCCAATATAGGGGATGCCCCTGCAGAGGATATTAAAGGCGTTATCCGAATCAGAGACGATGGAAGGATAATCGGACGTAGACGGGCGAAGCGATATGGGGATGAGTATAATGGATATACAGGTCGGGGGGACTACCTACATCCGGGCGAAGAGAATGTGGTTTTCAAATTCTCTCAGCCGAATCTGGAAATACCTGAACAGATTGCCGAAGACTACTCCCGTGAAGTCATCGAACTGTGCTACAGCTATGATTTTAAGGACGGAGACAAAGAGACGGAACCGCTCTGGGAGGCAGAAATCGAGATAAGTTCTCACGTTGATTCTATCCCTTGGTCGGCACATATCAAATCATTGTGA
- a CDS encoding DUF429 domain-containing protein produces the protein MSEYVGVDWASKGWFAIHLSETSESGMGFYPSIFNLWHHHKDAERILIDIPVGLSSNRKRKCDIEAKEVLGTVRGNSVFYTPTRKGVGAQNIKEAKQAQENLDFSVQNQAWAIVPRIQEVDEFLEMFREEIGNTDIRETHPEICFWALNDGEPMTYGKKTEEGIEERLGLLSNHLTDARGLYEDAVETFTEPEWAPVIGKSGRDDILDAMVAALTARECGENPSRLPKKSDPGYDDVRGREMEMVFWPDID, from the coding sequence ATGAGCGAGTACGTTGGTGTCGACTGGGCATCTAAGGGCTGGTTCGCTATCCATCTGTCTGAAACAAGTGAATCTGGAATGGGCTTCTATCCCTCGATTTTCAATCTTTGGCACCACCATAAGGATGCGGAGCGAATACTCATTGATATCCCTGTTGGGCTGTCTTCAAACAGGAAGCGAAAGTGCGATATCGAAGCCAAGGAAGTTCTCGGCACAGTAAGAGGTAATAGCGTGTTTTATACTCCCACACGCAAGGGCGTCGGAGCACAGAATATCAAGGAGGCAAAACAAGCCCAAGAAAATCTGGACTTCAGCGTACAGAATCAAGCATGGGCTATCGTTCCTCGAATCCAAGAAGTAGACGAGTTCTTAGAGATGTTCAGAGAAGAGATAGGCAACACAGATATCAGGGAAACTCATCCCGAGATTTGCTTTTGGGCTCTCAACGATGGAGAACCCATGACGTACGGGAAGAAGACAGAGGAAGGAATTGAAGAGCGACTCGGCTTACTCTCGAACCATCTTACTGATGCCCGTGGTCTCTATGAGGATGCTGTGGAGACGTTCACAGAGCCCGAGTGGGCTCCAGTAATCGGGAAAAGTGGACGGGATGATATTTTGGATGCGATGGTCGCAGCACTCACCGCCAGGGAGTGCGGAGAGAATCCATCTCGGCTTCCGAAAAAGTCCGACCCGGGATACGATGATGTCCGGGGACGAGAGATGGAGATGGTGTTTTGGCCTGATATCGACTAG